CGGCATCTTTGTGGCCGATTCCAGGAAGTATCTGGTGGAAAACAGGCTGGCGGCCAGGCTCAAGGACTTGGATCTCAACAGCTTTGCCGAGTACCACTACTATTTGCAATACGACCCGGGACGCCGCCAGGAACTCAATCGGCTTTTTGAGGTCATCACCACCAACGAAACCAGTTTTTACCGCAATCCGCCCCAGCTCAAGGTCTTCCAGGACCAGGTGTTGCCGGATGTCCTGGACCGGCTGCGGTCCCAGCGCCACAAACGGCTGCGCATCTGGTCCGCCGGATGTTCCACCGGGGAGGAGCCCTACACCCTGGCCATCATCCTCATGGAGGTGCTGCGCACGGAACTGCCCTCCTGGGATATCCGGATAACCGCCAACGACCTCTCCGAGGCCGTGCTGGCGGCGGCCAGACAGGGCGTGTTCAACGAATATACCCTGCGCACCACGCCAAAGGAAATCGTGGCCCGTTATTTCATCCAGGACGGCCCCCGGTTCACCATCAAACCCGAGGTCAAGCGTCTGGTGAGTTTCGGGCAGATCAATCTGAGCGACCGCCTTCAACTCAAACGTGTGGACCATTCCCAGATCGTGTTTTGCCGCAACGTGATCATTTATTTCGACGACGAAATGAAAAAAAACGTCATCGGGGCCTTCTACGACAACCTTTTACCCGGGGGGTATCTGTTCATCGGCCATTCCGAGTCCCTGCACAACATCTCCCGGGTCTTTCGGCCCAAGCACTACCCCGGCGCGATCATCTATCGCAAGGAGGAGTGATGCGGGCGCCCGGGACCGAGGGCGCGGGCGGCGGTGAACCCGTGGCGGGCGCGTCTTCCGGGGGGCGGCGCCGGACGCCGGGACGAGGCCGGGATGCGCCAGGATTTTGGCCGTGGCCAACCAGAAGGGCGGCGTGGGCAAGACCACCACGGCCCTGTCCCTGGGGGCGGCCCTGGCCCGGCGCGGCAAGCGGGTGTTGGTCATGGACCTGGACCCGCACAACTGCGCCTCGGCCCATCTGGGATTTTTCCCGGAGAACGTGTCCGGGTCGGCCCTGGATCTGTTTTTGGCCGACACGGTGGACGCCGGGGCCTTTGCAGCGGCCGTGATCCGGCCCGGCCAGGCAGGCTTCGATTTCGTGCCCGGGCACTACCGGCTCTCGGAACTCGACATGGACTTGCGGGCGAGGCCCCGCAAGGGGGTGATTCTCAAGGAGGCGTTGGTGGCCGTTGCCGACAGATACGATTTCATGATCCTGGACTGTCCGCCGCACATGGGGGTGCTTTTGGCCAACGCCATGGTGGCCGCAGACCTCTTGGTCATCCCCATCCAGACGGATTTTCTGGCCCTGCACGGCCTGCGGCTGATTTTCGACTCCATCCGGACCATAAACCGCGTGCTCAAAAAGCCCCTGGCCTTCAAGGCCCTGGCCACCATGTACGACCGCCGGGCCGGGGCCTGCGTGCGGGTGCTCAACCTTTTACGGCGCAAGCTCGGTCCCCGGGTGTTTTCCACGGTGATCGGGCTGGACACCCAGTTTCGCGAGGCCAGCGCGGACGGAAAAGTGATCTACGAGGTGGCTCCGGACAGTCGGGGGGCTCGGGAATATCTGCAACTTGCCGATGAGATCCTGCGGTCATGAGCAAAAAGCTGGAAGAGTATTTCAAAAACGCCGTGGTTGTACCCGGAGAGGAGGCGGCCCGCGAGGGGTTTACCGAACCCGAGCGCGCCTTCCTGGAAAAATATCTGGGTGTGGAGTATGAAGCGGCTCTTGAGGCCAAGGGACTATCCCGGCCCGCCCGGGTGGAAACGGTCAGCAGTCCCGGCGCAGGGGCGCAGGCCCCGGGAGTCGCGGCGTCGGACCACATGCCGGATATGGGGGAAACGGCCCGCTTCGAGGCGGGCCTGCGCGACGCCCAGGAATTGCAACTGGTTGGTTTTTCCGTGGCCGGCCAGGATTTCGCCGTGCCCATCGAGCTGGTGCAGGAGGTTCTGCGGGGGGCCGCGCCGACCAAGATTCCGGCCGCGCCTCCCTATCTGGCCGGAATAATGAATCTTCGTGGCCGGGTGACCCCCCTGGTGAATCTGGGGACCATTTTGGACATTGGCTGTGACGCCTGCGACCAGGGGCGATTCGTCATTGTCTGCCGGGCGGCCGGGATGCGTCTGGGGCTGATGGTCGAGGCTATGGCGGCCATGCACCGTGCGTCGCCGGATCGGGTGGAGTGGGGCATCGAGGCCCAG
Above is a genomic segment from Desulfolutivibrio sulfodismutans DSM 3696 containing:
- a CDS encoding CheR family methyltransferase, producing MSSLFSKTISLRKDLKISDAEFVQLRDFIYSQSGIFVADSRKYLVENRLAARLKDLDLNSFAEYHYYLQYDPGRRQELNRLFEVITTNETSFYRNPPQLKVFQDQVLPDVLDRLRSQRHKRLRIWSAGCSTGEEPYTLAIILMEVLRTELPSWDIRITANDLSEAVLAAARQGVFNEYTLRTTPKEIVARYFIQDGPRFTIKPEVKRLVSFGQINLSDRLQLKRVDHSQIVFCRNVIIYFDDEMKKNVIGAFYDNLLPGGYLFIGHSESLHNISRVFRPKHYPGAIIYRKEE
- a CDS encoding ParA family protein; translation: MLAVANQKGGVGKTTTALSLGAALARRGKRVLVMDLDPHNCASAHLGFFPENVSGSALDLFLADTVDAGAFAAAVIRPGQAGFDFVPGHYRLSELDMDLRARPRKGVILKEALVAVADRYDFMILDCPPHMGVLLANAMVAADLLVIPIQTDFLALHGLRLIFDSIRTINRVLKKPLAFKALATMYDRRAGACVRVLNLLRRKLGPRVFSTVIGLDTQFREASADGKVIYEVAPDSRGAREYLQLADEILRS
- a CDS encoding chemotaxis protein CheW; the encoded protein is MSKKLEEYFKNAVVVPGEEAAREGFTEPERAFLEKYLGVEYEAALEAKGLSRPARVETVSSPGAGAQAPGVAASDHMPDMGETARFEAGLRDAQELQLVGFSVAGQDFAVPIELVQEVLRGAAPTKIPAAPPYLAGIMNLRGRVTPLVNLGTILDIGCDACDQGRFVIVCRAAGMRLGLMVEAMAAMHRASPDRVEWGIEAQVGVGAQYLIGLLRHDDRLIKIISIDSLFQKVLKS